One window of Fusobacterium polymorphum genomic DNA carries:
- a CDS encoding VRR-NUC domain-containing protein: MKDKTDVKEKVNLKEKAVENKIKKWLKDKGYWFFKVHGSIFQPAGIPDILACVNGKFVAIEVKRTKGGVVSPLQKAQIQKIKENGGIAGVASTMDEFLEILKEGKLL; the protein is encoded by the coding sequence AGAAAAAGTTAATCTAAAAGAAAAAGCAGTTGAAAACAAAATAAAGAAATGGCTAAAAGATAAAGGATATTGGTTTTTTAAGGTTCACGGAAGCATATTTCAACCTGCTGGAATCCCTGACATTTTAGCTTGTGTTAATGGAAAATTCGTAGCCATTGAGGTTAAAAGGACTAAAGGTGGAGTTGTATCACCCCTACAAAAAGCACAGATACAAAAAATAAAAGAAAATGGTGGAATAGCAGGTGTGGCAAGTACTATGGATGAGTTTTTAGAGATTTTGAAAGAGGGTAAATTGCTATGA